The proteins below are encoded in one region of Acanthochromis polyacanthus isolate Apoly-LR-REF ecotype Palm Island chromosome 4, KAUST_Apoly_ChrSc, whole genome shotgun sequence:
- the mef2b gene encoding myocyte-specific enhancer factor 2B: MVTEERRAAAAAASCWKAALLNHPLLLHQVNICTSAHGTRDKRSSCSFTHLRFPAFPVCWPRIKCLHLRSKQGDRGTGVSVQAEKMGRKKIQISRILDQRNRQVTFTKRKFGLMKKAYELSVLCDCEIALIIFNSTNRLFQYASTDMDKVLLKYTEYSEPHESRTNTDILETLRRKGLGLDGSELDSEESMQVAADKYPLSEGMDLSVARQRFYGPSLLSPEAQFLVSAGCENGFPNSSGSSMASHRPPGFKPLSSRPGSASPAAPHTTFMTPHSGIGYSVFSHGNLNRALDMKSPPPLNLGSENLRADAANQAMGAARANHNSARGLLYQGFHSGSSMVAMGKAGLLSHSLGGYGLPPPGSSEYGQPGFYHSVSLQRGTVNPWQPAQPPQEPHGPHGAHISPGMSSGGCSFPSQSCSSTSPHLPSLNLSIKSERSSPEHMSSPTSPPLHHLRQHSPMSNPDSARHTPPESGPANGAKEFPKASYPQDEEDGGQPLRQLEMSDGWQR, translated from the exons ATGGTGACAGAAGAGAGgcgggcagcagcagcagcagccagctgTTGGAAAGCAGCGCTCCTGAACCATCCGCTGCTACTGCATCAGGTGAATATCTGCACATCAGCACACGGCACCAGAGACAAacgctcctcctgctcctttaCACATCTGCGCTTCCCGGCTTTCCCTGTTTGCTGGCCCCGGATCAAGTGTCTGCACCTCAGAAGTAAACAAGGAGATCGAGGAACAG gcgTCAGTGTACAAGCAGAAAAAATgggaagaaagaaaatacaaatttcTCGTATTCTTGACCAGAGGAACAGACAG gTGACTTTCACGAAGCGTAAGTTTGGCCTGATGAAGAAGGCGTACGAGCTGAGCGTGCTCTGTGACTGTGAGATCGCCCTCATCATCTTCAACAGCACCAACCGTCTGTTCCAGTACGCCAGCACCGACATGGATAAAGTTCTGCTGAAATACACGGAGTACAGCGAGCCGCACGAGAGTCGCACCAACACGGACATACTGGAG ACCCTGCGGAGGAAAGGCCTCGGTCTCGACGGCTCAGAGCTCGACAGCGAGGAGAGCATGCAGGTGGCAGCAGACAAATATCCTCTGAGCGAGGGCATGGATCTGTCTGTGGCTCGCCAGCGCTTCTAC GGTCCGTCTCTGCTCTCACCGGAGGCACAGTTTCTGGTGTCTGCAGGTTGTGAGAACGGTTTCCCCAACTCCTCCGGATCCAGCATGGCCTCCCACAGACCTCCAGGCTTCAAACCTCTGAGCTCCAGACCCGGTTCTGCCAGTCCTGCTGCACCACACACCACATTCATGACCCCACACTCAG GCATCGGCTACTCTGTGTTCTCGCACGGAAACCTGAATCGAGCTCTCGACATGAAGAGTCCTCCTCCTCTGAACCTGGGCAGTGAGAACCTGCGAGCAGATGCAGCTAATCAGGCCATGGGCGCTGCACGTGCTAACCACAACTCTGCT AGGGGTCTCCTGTATCAGGGCTTCCACAGCGGCAGCTCCATGGTGGCGATGGGGAAGGCAGGGCTGCTGAGTCACAGTTTGGGAGGATACGGTCTCCCTCCCCCTGGATCCTCTG AGTATGGCCAGCCTGGTTTTTATCACTCTGTTAGTTTACAGCGAGGAACAGTGAACCCCTGGCAACCAGCACAGCCGCCTCAGGAGCCTCACGGGCCCCACGGGGCTCATATAAGTCCAGG GATGTCCAGTGGGGGGTGCTCCTTCCCCTCTCAGTCCTGCTCCTCCACCTCTCCACATCTGCCCTCCCTCAACCTCAGCATCAAATCGGAGCGCAGCTCTCCTGAGCACATGTCCTCACCTACCTCCCCTCCTCTGCACCACCTCAGGCAGCATTCTCCAATGAGCAACCCCGACTCTGCTCGCCATACCCCTCCAGAAAGCGGCCCGGCCAATGGCGCCAAGGAGTTTCCCAAAGCCAGCTACCCGCAAGACGAGGAGGATGGAGGGCAACCGCTCAGGCAGTTAGAGATGAGTGACGGCTGGCAGAGATAG
- the tmem161a gene encoding transmembrane protein 161A: MALMGVQLVVSLLAASIMQRMAPHCSFARWLLCNGSLFRFKHPSEGELCALAGKQMPKLNRRDRRQNGESKPLTVPKDIDLHLEKAPVNVMDALVLRFFLEYQWLIDFAVYAMGVFLFTECYYSVVDASKEVNIGAIWCVLTVLFSLKTLHTLMSHYFRSEEGGERSVCLAFGFLSLLVAMLVLVVREDYLEFGLESGFSSLFDNLEVFAKQQGYADWSIPMTKLTLKLGLAAVCAYIGALLAFPGLRLAQTHLDAVQMNSDRPLIQILLHMSFLSPIIVLILWVKPIARDFLASAPLGKTSVTIVSSAAFDSIRLWIIVVLCVLRLVLTRYHLQAYLNLAQKWVEQMKREAGRIAAIDIQRKVTRVFCYLTVVTLQYLVPVLLILFSTLALKALGDFSWANSAEETPGVTPALVIPTAAPVLPGILDDDEDVMEDMEEDIQATVARLSETFAALRSVLTPLFFRGFFAFLTWWVAACQVISSLFGIYFHQYLMQN, encoded by the exons ATG GCGCTGATGGGAGTTCAGCTGGTGGTCAGCTTGCTGGCTGCCAGCATTATGCAGAGGATGGCTCCGCATTGCTCCTTTGCACGCTGGCTCCTATGCAACGGCAG TTTGTTCCGATTCAAACACCCTTCAGAAGGAGAGCTGTGTGCGCTGGCTGGAAAGCAGATGcccaaattaaacagaagagacag gagacagaatggagagaGCAAGCCTCTGACTGTACCCAAAGACATTGACCTTCACCTGGAGAAAGCTCCAGTCAACGTAATGGACGCTCTCg tGCTGCGGTTTTTCCTGGAGTACCAGTGGCTTATAGATTTTGCTGTTTATGCAATGGGTGTCTTCCTGTTCACTGAGTGTTACTACAGCGTGGTAGATGCCAGCAAAGAGGTCAATATTGGAGCCATCTGGTGTGTTCTAACTGTGCTTTTCAGTCT AAAGACCCTTCACACTCTGATGAGCCACTATTTCCGCTCTGAAGAGGGCGGCGAGCGCTCAGTTTGCCTTGCCtttggttttctgtctctgctcgTGGCCATGCTGGTGCTGGTGGTCAGAGAGGACTACCTGGAGTTTGGCTTagagtctggattttccagccTGTTTGACAACTTGGAAGTTTTTGCCAAGCAGCAGGGCTACGCTGACTGGTC AATCCCAATGACGAAGCTGACGTTAAAGCTCGGTCTGGCTGCTGTCTGCGCTTACATCGGTGCTCTCCTTGCTTTCCCCGGACTGCGTCTGGCTCAGACTCATCTAGACGCTGTACAGATGAACTCAGACCGCCCACTCATCCA GATTTTGCTGCACATGAGTTTCCTGTCTCCAATCATTGTGTTGATTCTGTGGGTGAAACCTATTGCAAGAGACTTCCTGGCCAGTGCACCTCTGGGAAAGACTTCTGTCACAAT AGTGTccagtgcagcgtttgacagcATACGTCTGTGGATCATCGTGGTTCTGTGTGTTCTGCGGCTGGTGCTGACCCGCTACCACCTGCAGGCCTACCTGAACCTGGCTCAGAAGTGGGTGGAGCAGATGAAGAGGGAGGCAGGACGTATAGCAGCAATCGACATCCAAAGGAAG GTGACACGCGTGTTTTGCTACCTGACAGTAGTTACTCTTCAGTATCTGGTCCCTGTTCTTCTAATTCTGTTCTCCACACTGGCACTCAAAGCACTTG GGGACTTCTCCTGGGCTAACAGTGCTGAGGAGACCCCTGGGGTGACACCAGCGCTAGTGATCCCCACAGCAGCTCCTGTCCTGCCTGGTATCCTTGATGACGATGAAGACGTAATGGAGGACATGGAGGAGGACATCCAGGCCACAGTAGCTCGTCTGTCAGAGACCTTCGCAGCGCTCCGGTCCGTCCTCACTCCCCTTTTCTTCCGAGGTTTCTTCGCCTTCCTCACCTGGTGGGTGGCTGCCTGCCAGGTCATCAGCTCTCTGTTCGGCATCTACTTCCACCAGTACCTCATGCAGAACTAA